A single region of the Plantactinospora soyae genome encodes:
- a CDS encoding DeoR/GlpR family DNA-binding transcription regulator, with translation MSVQERHQAIVELLLTHGRVTVAELSARAGVSEMTTRRDLELLERDGLLQRVHGGAVSTVSGSYEPPFAVRSHQRADLKARIGVAAAALIGANETVVLDAGTTALATARALRGRRQLTVCALSVPATTELADESGIRLIAAGGDVRPGEQCFVGPLAERIFDELRFDTFVMSVGGVDSSTGISDFNPDDVRVKRAAIAASRRRVVVADSTKLGRVTFARIGPVRLADVLVTDDGADTEQVAALRDAGVQVVLA, from the coding sequence ATGTCTGTTCAAGAGCGGCACCAGGCGATCGTGGAGCTGTTGCTGACCCATGGCCGGGTGACGGTCGCCGAGCTGAGCGCCCGAGCCGGCGTATCGGAGATGACCACCCGCCGCGACCTGGAACTGCTCGAACGGGACGGACTGCTCCAGCGGGTGCACGGCGGCGCGGTGAGTACGGTGTCGGGCAGTTACGAGCCGCCGTTCGCCGTACGCAGCCACCAGCGGGCGGACCTCAAGGCCCGGATCGGAGTCGCCGCGGCGGCGCTGATCGGCGCCAACGAGACAGTGGTGCTGGACGCCGGCACGACCGCACTGGCCACCGCACGGGCGCTACGCGGGCGGCGGCAACTGACCGTCTGCGCGTTGAGCGTTCCGGCCACCACGGAACTCGCCGACGAGTCCGGGATCCGGCTCATCGCCGCCGGCGGGGACGTACGCCCCGGCGAGCAGTGCTTCGTCGGGCCACTCGCCGAACGGATCTTCGACGAGCTGCGCTTCGACACCTTCGTGATGTCGGTCGGGGGTGTCGACAGCAGCACCGGGATCAGCGACTTCAACCCCGACGACGTACGGGTGAAACGGGCCGCCATCGCCGCGTCCCGCCGCCGGGTGGTGGTGGCCGACTCGACCAAGCTCGGTCGGGTCACCTTCGCCCGGATCGGGCCGGTGCGGCTCGCCGACGTACTCGTCACCGACGACGGCGCGGACACCGAGCAGGTGGCCGCGCTGCGCGACGCCGGTGTCCAGGTCGTGCTCGCGTGA
- a CDS encoding signal peptidase II: MQQVEVDSPVPEADGATGRTRWYPRVLTLALVILVVDQLTKFWATSALTGRGPVPVLGDLISLRLLYNPGAAFSIGTGFTWIFTIIAAIAVVAITRAAWKVRTGAWALALGLVLGGATTHLLDRLFREPGFARGHVVDFIDYAGFFVGNVADISLVVGGALIVVLYLRGVGLDGRRGDG; encoded by the coding sequence ATGCAGCAGGTCGAGGTGGATTCGCCCGTGCCGGAGGCGGACGGTGCGACCGGACGGACCCGGTGGTATCCCCGGGTTCTCACCCTGGCCCTGGTGATCCTCGTGGTGGACCAGCTCACCAAGTTCTGGGCCACCTCCGCGCTCACCGGCCGTGGCCCCGTCCCGGTGCTCGGTGACCTGATCAGCCTGCGGCTGCTCTACAACCCGGGCGCGGCGTTCTCGATCGGTACCGGGTTCACCTGGATCTTCACGATCATCGCCGCCATCGCCGTCGTCGCGATCACCCGGGCGGCCTGGAAGGTGCGGACCGGCGCCTGGGCGCTCGCCCTCGGGCTGGTGCTGGGCGGCGCCACGACCCACCTGCTCGACCGGCTGTTCCGGGAGCCCGGATTCGCCCGGGGGCACGTGGTCGACTTCATCGACTACGCCGGCTTCTTCGTCGGCAACGTCGCCGACATCAGCCTCGTCGTCGGCGGCGCGCTGATCGTCGTGCTATATCTGCGGGGCGTCGGCCTCGACGGCCGGCGCGGCGACGGGTAG
- a CDS encoding sensor histidine kinase, which yields MTDWALATLRRGGSFDSVLSHRDRVRDVLLWAVLSAPVALALVTPPHAPWYAVRLAGSVLLLAVAVLASRWAPLLSLVLVVLPTAFDGNFMFAIPVFSYLVGLRERRAGPVGLTFAVIAIGGTVLNFGLLGTAAEVWFLLASTLLVGGVFPWLVGRYHRQHRTLVLAGWEHAGLLEREQQGAAERVRMRERARIAQDMHDSLGHDLSLIALRAGALEVAPELDERHRRAAGELRVSVALATDRLRQVIGVLRDDAEPAPVRPAGESVDDLVERARSAGMSVRLLTDRKPAPAPAERRPGSVRDDADGVGVVPAMVGRAICRVVQEALTNATRHAPGAAVTVSLTHRADRTSVRVVNDPPPAGPLPGARTAGSGLVGLRERVRLAGGTLRAGPRERGFEVLAELPHATESAYPAESVYPAEPACSARPGGGGGAGLVFRSPGSSDADGRVVPGPGPVPGPGPGPEQLGTAAQRLRHARQRVRRSLVAAVTVPAAIGVMLVLAYYPIASFNAVLDSERYDRMRVGQDRAELRDLLPERQVAEPEDAPDRPVPTGAACEFYSDGGFPPGQTVYQLCFLDGQLVVKHRLAG from the coding sequence ATGACGGACTGGGCGCTCGCGACGCTGCGGCGGGGCGGGTCTTTCGACTCGGTGCTCAGCCATCGGGACCGGGTCCGCGACGTGCTGCTCTGGGCGGTGCTCTCCGCGCCGGTCGCCCTGGCGTTGGTGACCCCGCCGCACGCGCCGTGGTACGCCGTCCGGCTGGCCGGTTCGGTGCTGCTGCTCGCGGTCGCGGTGCTGGCGAGCCGGTGGGCGCCGCTGCTCTCCCTCGTGCTGGTCGTGCTTCCGACCGCGTTCGACGGCAACTTCATGTTCGCCATTCCGGTCTTCAGCTATCTGGTGGGGCTGCGCGAGCGCCGGGCCGGACCGGTGGGGCTGACCTTCGCCGTGATCGCGATCGGCGGCACGGTACTGAACTTCGGCCTGCTCGGCACCGCCGCCGAGGTCTGGTTCCTGCTGGCCAGCACGCTGCTCGTCGGCGGGGTGTTCCCCTGGCTCGTCGGCCGGTACCACCGGCAGCACCGGACGCTGGTACTGGCCGGCTGGGAGCACGCCGGGCTGCTGGAACGGGAGCAGCAGGGCGCCGCCGAGCGCGTCCGGATGCGGGAGCGGGCCCGGATCGCCCAGGACATGCACGACTCGCTGGGACACGACCTGAGCCTCATCGCGCTGCGGGCCGGCGCCCTGGAGGTGGCGCCCGAACTCGACGAGCGGCACCGCCGGGCAGCCGGTGAACTCCGGGTCAGCGTCGCCCTGGCGACCGATCGGCTGCGGCAGGTCATCGGGGTGCTCCGGGATGACGCCGAGCCGGCGCCGGTCCGGCCGGCCGGGGAGAGCGTCGACGACCTGGTGGAGCGCGCCCGGTCCGCCGGAATGTCGGTACGCCTGCTCACCGACCGCAAGCCCGCGCCGGCGCCCGCCGAGCGGCGCCCCGGATCGGTGCGGGACGACGCGGATGGTGTCGGTGTGGTGCCGGCGATGGTCGGGCGGGCGATCTGCCGGGTGGTACAGGAGGCGTTGACCAACGCGACCCGGCACGCCCCGGGGGCCGCGGTGACGGTTTCGTTGACCCACCGCGCCGACCGGACCTCCGTACGGGTGGTGAACGATCCGCCACCGGCCGGGCCGCTGCCCGGGGCCCGGACGGCCGGGTCCGGCCTGGTCGGGCTGCGCGAGCGGGTACGGCTGGCCGGTGGCACCCTGCGGGCCGGACCCCGCGAACGTGGCTTCGAGGTACTGGCCGAACTGCCCCACGCCACGGAGTCGGCGTACCCGGCCGAGTCGGTGTACCCGGCCGAACCGGCGTGTTCGGCTCGGCCGGGCGGGGGCGGGGGCGCAGGCCTGGTGTTCCGGTCGCCCGGATCATCGGACGCCGACGGGCGGGTGGTGCCGGGGCCGGGGCCGGTGCCGGGGCCGGGGCCGGGGCCGGAACAGCTCGGCACGGCGGCCCAGCGGCTGCGTCACGCCCGGCAGCGGGTCCGGCGCAGCCTGGTGGCGGCGGTGACCGTACCGGCCGCGATCGGGGTGATGCTGGTGCTCGCGTACTACCCGATCGCGTCCTTCAACGCGGTGCTGGACTCCGAGCGGTACGACCGGATGCGGGTCGGGCAGGACCGCGCCGAACTGCGTGACCTGCTGCCGGAGCGGCAGGTCGCCGAACCGGAGGACGCGCCCGATCGTCCGGTGCCGACCGGGGCCGCCTGCGAGTTCTACTCCGACGGCGGTTTCCCGCCGGGGCAGACCGTCTACCAGCTCTGTTTCCTGGACGGGCAACTCGTGGTCAAGCACCGCCTCGCCGGCTGA
- a CDS encoding MFS transporter — protein MSVGVRPAPPRLRPLAVYGAVTAFAMIGLQQALYGPAIPQLRAEHGITAAGAAAALSVHFAGAILGVLAMPLARRFGVPDGRFMSWSLVGVAVGCLAFPLAPGWPLALLAAFVAGVGFGGLDGGVNQIFTEVYAEGGHGMLNLLHGCFGVGAVAGPIAIGLLPGYGWSFVGCALLALLAVPALRTASGARSAPTTAAGTPPAPLAARRRLGSLGGMVSLGFLLFFMLHVGLETGAAGWETTHLIATGLSESTAATATSGFWLAFTASRFAVVPLCRHYSARAIVIACTGLTVLAATATLLDGLAPIAYALLGVAVGPLFPTGLAWLAQHRPALTPTVVALSMVGGIALPPAIGLAVNGFGPAAIAWAMIILAVAGLGTVIGLARVRRTGLPVAAPAVEADAPQI, from the coding sequence GTGAGCGTCGGAGTACGTCCTGCGCCGCCCCGACTGCGTCCGCTGGCGGTGTACGGCGCGGTCACCGCGTTCGCGATGATCGGCCTACAGCAGGCGCTGTACGGTCCGGCGATCCCACAGTTGCGGGCGGAACACGGGATCACCGCCGCCGGGGCGGCCGCCGCCCTGAGCGTGCACTTCGCCGGCGCGATCCTCGGTGTCCTGGCGATGCCCCTCGCCCGGCGGTTCGGCGTCCCCGACGGCCGCTTCATGAGCTGGTCACTCGTCGGGGTCGCGGTGGGTTGTCTGGCCTTCCCGCTCGCCCCGGGCTGGCCACTGGCCCTGCTCGCCGCCTTCGTCGCGGGGGTCGGCTTCGGTGGCCTCGACGGCGGCGTCAACCAGATCTTCACCGAGGTGTACGCCGAGGGCGGCCACGGGATGCTCAACCTGCTGCACGGCTGCTTCGGCGTCGGTGCCGTCGCCGGACCGATCGCGATCGGGCTGCTGCCCGGGTACGGCTGGTCGTTCGTCGGCTGTGCCCTGCTCGCCCTGCTGGCCGTGCCGGCGCTGCGTACCGCGTCCGGGGCCCGGTCCGCACCGACGACGGCGGCGGGCACTCCACCGGCACCGCTGGCGGCCCGACGCCGGCTCGGTTCGCTCGGCGGGATGGTGTCGCTGGGGTTCCTGCTCTTCTTCATGCTGCATGTCGGGCTGGAGACCGGCGCGGCCGGCTGGGAGACGACTCATCTGATCGCCACCGGGCTCTCGGAGTCCACCGCCGCTACCGCCACCTCGGGCTTCTGGCTGGCGTTCACCGCCTCGCGCTTCGCGGTCGTGCCGCTCTGCCGCCACTACTCGGCACGGGCGATCGTGATCGCCTGCACCGGGCTGACCGTGCTCGCCGCGACCGCCACCCTGCTCGACGGGTTGGCCCCGATCGCCTACGCGCTGCTGGGCGTCGCGGTCGGCCCGCTCTTTCCCACCGGCTTGGCCTGGCTGGCCCAGCACCGCCCCGCGCTGACCCCTACCGTCGTCGCGCTGTCGATGGTCGGCGGTATCGCGCTGCCGCCGGCCATCGGACTGGCCGTCAACGGGTTCGGACCGGCCGCGATCGCCTGGGCGATGATCATCCTTGCCGTCGCCGGGCTCGGTACCGTGATCGGGCTCGCCCGGGTCCGCCGGACCGGGCTACCCGTCGCCGCGCCGGCCGTCGAGGCCGACGCCCCGCAGATATAG
- a CDS encoding cytochrome P450 has protein sequence MLFRSWQESVERSWPDVVVLPDHVGVDHLVVTRHALVRQVLADPGTFRPDNALDAMTPIPVAALRVLAGHGFRLPATLANNGGPSHPAIRGIVADALHPRRVAEQRPWLTAVVRERVGRLGAALDAGQPVDLYADLAADLPLLVLARLVDLPAAPAEVVKEFTRAALELFWAPVDPVRQRVLADVVGRFHAVLREFAGTGAGLVGQLRAAGHPPEVVVGALFFLLVAGQETTSQFLTLLLHRLTGAPEVLAGLGAGTVDVDDVVEEGLRLEPPIVTWRRVAARDTELAGTAVPEGTSVVLWLARAGRDPEVVAEPERFSPGQRGSRRHLAFGAGAHRCVGAQLSRMEAAVVVAETAPLLSDVTVLRAPWCPDNLSFRMPDAFVVARSGPSRSEQKILVSEQF, from the coding sequence GTGCTGTTCCGCAGTTGGCAGGAGTCGGTCGAGCGATCGTGGCCGGACGTCGTGGTGCTGCCCGACCACGTCGGGGTCGACCATCTGGTGGTGACCCGGCACGCCCTGGTCCGCCAGGTGCTCGCCGATCCCGGGACGTTCCGTCCGGACAACGCGCTGGACGCGATGACCCCGATCCCGGTCGCCGCGCTCCGGGTGCTCGCCGGGCACGGTTTCCGGCTGCCCGCCACGCTGGCCAACAACGGTGGGCCCAGCCATCCGGCGATCCGGGGCATCGTGGCCGACGCCCTTCATCCGCGACGCGTCGCCGAACAGCGGCCCTGGCTGACCGCCGTCGTGCGGGAGCGGGTCGGCCGGCTCGGCGCCGCGCTCGACGCGGGTCAACCCGTCGACCTGTACGCCGACCTCGCGGCCGACCTGCCGCTGCTGGTCCTGGCCCGGCTCGTCGACCTGCCGGCGGCGCCGGCCGAGGTGGTGAAGGAGTTCACCCGGGCCGCCCTGGAGCTGTTCTGGGCCCCGGTCGACCCCGTGCGGCAGCGCGTCCTGGCTGACGTCGTCGGCCGGTTCCACGCCGTACTGCGGGAGTTCGCCGGTACCGGTGCCGGGCTGGTCGGCCAACTCCGGGCCGCCGGGCACCCGCCGGAGGTCGTGGTCGGGGCGCTGTTCTTCCTGCTGGTCGCCGGGCAGGAGACGACGTCGCAGTTCCTCACCCTGCTGCTGCACCGGCTGACCGGAGCGCCTGAGGTGCTCGCCGGGCTGGGCGCCGGGACGGTCGACGTCGACGACGTGGTGGAGGAGGGCCTGCGCCTGGAGCCGCCGATCGTCACCTGGCGCCGGGTGGCCGCCCGGGACACCGAGCTGGCCGGCACCGCCGTACCGGAGGGGACCAGCGTCGTACTCTGGCTGGCCCGGGCCGGTCGCGATCCGGAGGTGGTCGCCGAGCCGGAGCGGTTCTCCCCCGGCCAGCGGGGTTCCCGGCGCCACCTCGCGTTCGGTGCCGGCGCACACCGCTGCGTCGGTGCCCAGCTCTCCCGGATGGAGGCCGCGGTGGTGGTGGCCGAGACGGCCCCGCTGCTCTCCGACGTCACGGTGCTCCGGGCGCCCTGGTGCCCGGACAACCTCTCGTTCCGGATGCCCGACGCGTTCGTCGTCGCCCGGAGCGGACCGAGCCGATCCGAACAAAAAATCTTGGTATCCGAACAGTTTTAG
- the bioD gene encoding dethiobiotin synthase: MLVTGTDTDVGKTIVTAAITAAAQAAGLRVAVLKPGQTGTATGAVPDIDTVNRLAAPMTARTLASYPEPLAPLAAARVAEAEPLELYAVADEIRAEADKHDLVLIEGAGGLLVPMGLRPSGEAWTFADLAVSIGAPAVVVTRAGLGTLNHTALTLEALDRRAVPAGVVLGAWPAEPELVHWANLTELVPNMVGALPDGAGTMEPGVFRRSAPGWLTPALYGVLDDWRTWAEDVS; encoded by the coding sequence ATCCTGGTCACCGGGACCGACACCGACGTGGGCAAGACGATCGTCACCGCCGCGATCACCGCGGCCGCCCAGGCCGCCGGCCTGCGGGTCGCCGTGCTCAAACCGGGCCAGACCGGTACGGCCACCGGCGCCGTTCCGGACATCGACACCGTGAACCGGCTGGCCGCCCCGATGACCGCCCGCACCCTGGCCAGCTACCCCGAGCCGCTGGCCCCGCTCGCGGCGGCCCGGGTCGCCGAGGCGGAGCCCCTGGAGCTGTACGCCGTGGCCGACGAGATCCGGGCCGAGGCGGACAAGCACGACCTGGTGCTGATCGAGGGTGCCGGCGGACTGCTGGTCCCGATGGGGCTGCGCCCGTCCGGCGAGGCGTGGACGTTCGCCGACCTGGCGGTGTCGATCGGTGCCCCGGCCGTGGTGGTCACCCGGGCGGGCCTGGGCACGCTCAACCACACCGCGCTCACCCTGGAGGCGCTGGACCGGCGGGCGGTGCCGGCCGGTGTGGTCCTCGGCGCCTGGCCGGCCGAACCCGAGCTGGTGCACTGGGCCAACCTCACCGAACTGGTACCGAACATGGTCGGCGCGCTGCCGGACGGCGCCGGAACGATGGAACCGGGTGTGTTCCGCCGCTCCGCGCCGGGCTGGCTCACCCCGGCCCTGTACGGCGTACTGGACGACTGGCGGACCTGGGCCGAAGACGTCAGCTGA
- a CDS encoding ATP-binding cassette domain-containing protein, translating to MITLTELTKRFGTTTAVDNLSLTIAAGRVTGFLGPNGAGKSTTMRMILGLDRPDAGTALVDGRPYATLRHPLRAVGALLDARAVHPGRTPRAHLLAMARSNGIPSRRVDEVLATVGLTEVAGKRAGAFSLGMGQRLGIAGALLGDPGVLMFDEPVNGLDPDGVRWIRELMRSLAAEGRTVFVSSHLMSEVQLTADQLVVIGRGRLIADAPIGEVIAGSSLTAVRVRSPEPAALLRLRNRLADRQLAIEPVGDDELVITGTTVVEVGDLAHELGVRLHELSAREASLEQAYLELTGGSLEFVGTTAAHPTAHARIEAR from the coding sequence ATGATCACGTTAACCGAACTGACCAAGCGCTTCGGCACCACGACGGCGGTCGACAACCTCTCGCTGACCATCGCCGCCGGTCGGGTCACCGGCTTCCTCGGCCCGAACGGCGCCGGCAAGTCCACCACGATGCGGATGATCCTCGGCCTGGACCGGCCCGACGCCGGAACCGCGCTAGTCGACGGCCGGCCGTACGCGACACTGCGGCACCCGCTCCGGGCCGTCGGCGCGCTGCTCGACGCCCGAGCCGTACATCCGGGCCGGACGCCCCGGGCCCACCTGCTGGCGATGGCCCGCAGCAACGGCATCCCGTCCCGGCGGGTGGACGAGGTACTCGCCACGGTGGGCCTGACCGAGGTGGCCGGCAAGCGAGCCGGCGCCTTCTCCCTCGGCATGGGACAGCGGCTGGGGATCGCCGGAGCACTGCTCGGCGATCCCGGAGTGCTGATGTTCGACGAGCCGGTGAACGGGCTCGACCCCGACGGAGTGCGCTGGATCCGCGAGCTGATGCGGTCGCTGGCCGCCGAGGGACGTACCGTCTTCGTCTCCAGCCACCTGATGAGCGAGGTGCAGCTCACCGCCGACCAACTCGTGGTGATCGGCCGGGGCCGGCTCATCGCCGACGCGCCGATCGGCGAGGTGATCGCGGGCAGTTCGCTGACGGCGGTACGCGTCCGCAGCCCCGAGCCGGCCGCGCTGCTCCGGCTCCGGAACCGGCTGGCCGACCGGCAGCTCGCGATCGAGCCGGTCGGCGACGACGAACTGGTGATCACCGGTACGACGGTGGTCGAGGTCGGCGACCTGGCCCACGAACTCGGCGTACGGCTGCACGAGTTGAGCGCCCGGGAGGCGTCCCTGGAGCAGGCGTACCTCGAACTCACCGGCGGCAGCCTGGAGTTCGTCGGTACGACCGCCGCCCACCCGACCGCCCACGCCCGAATCGAGGCCCGATGA
- a CDS encoding 8-amino-7-oxononanoate synthase codes for MPSWLEVLDRRARLRAKAGLSRRLRPRDATEDLLDLAGNDYLGLSRHPEVTAAAAEALTGYGLGATGSRLVRGSTEPHHALEATLAQWLGAGRALVFSSGYLANLGAVRALVQPRTLLVSDAHNHASLIDGCRLSGAETVVTPHLDVAAVEAALAGAPGRPAVVVTESVFSVDGDLAPLAELHAVARRHGALLLVDDAHALGVLGPDGAGAVAAAGLGGASDVVVTATLSKALGGAGGVVAGPAELARHLIDTGRTFIYDTALPPAVAAGVLAATRLARTGAGLRAELAERAAAVTRRLGAAGLEVSTPTAGVVSVTAPGPETAVAWAADCRDRGVAVGCFRPPSTPDSRSRLRLTINVGLDRRDFDRALDVIVECAP; via the coding sequence GTGCCGAGCTGGCTGGAGGTTCTGGACCGACGGGCACGGCTGCGCGCGAAAGCCGGCCTCAGCCGTCGGTTGCGACCGAGGGACGCGACCGAGGATCTGCTCGACCTCGCCGGCAACGACTACCTGGGACTGTCCCGGCACCCCGAGGTGACGGCCGCCGCGGCCGAGGCGTTGACCGGGTACGGCCTGGGCGCCACCGGCTCCCGACTGGTACGCGGCTCCACCGAACCGCACCACGCCCTGGAGGCGACCCTGGCGCAGTGGCTGGGCGCCGGGCGGGCACTGGTCTTCTCCTCCGGCTACCTGGCCAACCTCGGTGCGGTACGCGCCCTGGTCCAGCCCCGTACCCTGCTCGTCTCCGACGCGCACAACCACGCCTCGCTGATCGACGGTTGCCGGCTGTCCGGCGCGGAGACGGTGGTCACGCCGCACCTCGACGTCGCCGCCGTCGAGGCGGCCCTGGCCGGGGCGCCGGGCCGGCCGGCGGTGGTGGTCACCGAATCCGTCTTCTCGGTGGACGGCGACCTGGCGCCGCTCGCCGAGCTGCACGCGGTGGCCCGCCGGCACGGCGCGCTGCTGCTCGTCGACGACGCACACGCGCTGGGGGTGCTCGGCCCGGACGGCGCGGGCGCGGTCGCCGCCGCCGGGCTCGGCGGAGCCTCGGACGTCGTGGTGACCGCGACCCTGTCCAAGGCGCTCGGCGGAGCCGGCGGAGTGGTGGCCGGACCGGCCGAGCTGGCCCGGCACCTGATCGACACCGGCCGGACCTTCATCTACGACACCGCGCTTCCGCCGGCGGTGGCCGCGGGCGTGCTCGCCGCCACCAGGCTGGCCCGGACCGGGGCCGGGCTGCGGGCCGAGCTGGCCGAGCGGGCCGCCGCCGTGACCCGCCGGCTCGGCGCGGCGGGCCTGGAGGTCTCCACCCCGACCGCCGGTGTGGTGTCGGTGACCGCGCCCGGCCCGGAGACGGCGGTGGCCTGGGCGGCCGACTGCCGGGACCGGGGGGTCGCGGTGGGCTGCTTCCGGCCGCCGTCGACCCCCGACAGCCGTTCCCGGCTCCGCCTGACCATCAACGTGGGACTCGACCGGCGCGACTTCGACCGGGCGCTCGACGTGATCGTGGAGTGTGCCCCGTGA
- a CDS encoding ABC transporter permease — translation MSSIVSPTPARTTRHPHSGGGLPGTIASEWTKLWSVRSVWWSLLASVLLMAATAGQLAIYVENGNTNDEPGDEQGVVAVGRIAIDAVELTQFAVIALALLVITAEYSTGTIRPTLQWTPSRWRLLLAKTSVVAGVTFCLGVLLGGLGAAVAAPVLGQWGRFDAARTLGDVVGLGAYLALISVFTLGLGAALRGAVGTLVTVFLVLVIVPTTLRLPDLAALNSIADALPGSAGLHFLRADPDPYPPAVGLLLLLGWALAALLAGHTVLRRRDA, via the coding sequence ATGAGCAGCATCGTCTCCCCCACGCCGGCCCGTACGACCCGACACCCGCACTCCGGCGGCGGGCTCCCCGGGACGATCGCCAGCGAGTGGACCAAGCTCTGGTCGGTGCGCTCGGTCTGGTGGAGCCTGCTGGCCAGCGTGCTGCTGATGGCCGCCACCGCCGGGCAACTGGCCATCTACGTCGAGAACGGCAACACCAACGACGAACCCGGCGACGAGCAGGGTGTGGTGGCCGTCGGACGGATCGCGATCGACGCCGTCGAGCTGACCCAGTTCGCCGTGATCGCGCTCGCCCTGCTCGTCATCACCGCCGAGTACAGCACCGGAACGATCCGGCCGACCCTGCAGTGGACCCCGTCGCGTTGGCGTCTGCTGCTGGCCAAGACCAGCGTGGTAGCCGGGGTCACCTTCTGCCTCGGCGTCCTGCTCGGCGGGCTCGGTGCCGCCGTCGCGGCGCCCGTACTCGGGCAGTGGGGGCGGTTCGACGCCGCCCGGACCCTCGGCGACGTGGTCGGGCTCGGCGCGTACCTGGCGCTGATCAGCGTCTTCACCCTGGGCCTCGGGGCCGCGCTGCGCGGGGCGGTCGGCACCCTGGTCACGGTCTTCCTGGTCCTGGTGATCGTCCCGACCACGCTCCGCCTGCCCGACCTGGCAGCCCTCAACAGCATCGCCGACGCCCTACCCGGCAGCGCCGGCCTGCACTTCCTCCGCGCCGACCCCGATCCCTACCCGCCCGCCGTGGGCCTGCTGCTACTCCTCGGCTGGGCGCTGGCGGCCCTGCTCGCCGGCCACACCGTGCTCCGCCGCCGCGACGCCTGA
- a CDS encoding response regulator, which yields MIRAGVRAILATDPEIEVVAEAADGRSAVELARAHRPRVALLDIRMPRLDGLAAGAQIRQLVPETAVIMLTTFGEDDYIARALGEGMSGFLLKSGDPRELIAGVRAVADGAAYLSPEVARRVIELGGGLLARGPAARDRIETLTEREREVLALVGAGLSNAEIARHLFLVEGTVKSYLSSIFIRLGVRNRVQAAIVAYEAGLTT from the coding sequence ATGATCCGGGCCGGGGTCCGGGCCATCCTGGCCACCGACCCGGAGATCGAGGTGGTGGCCGAGGCCGCCGACGGGCGCAGCGCGGTGGAACTGGCCCGGGCGCACCGGCCCCGGGTGGCCCTGCTGGACATCCGGATGCCCCGGCTCGACGGGCTCGCCGCCGGAGCGCAGATCCGCCAGTTGGTCCCGGAGACGGCGGTGATCATGCTGACCACCTTCGGCGAGGACGACTACATCGCCCGGGCGCTCGGCGAGGGGATGAGCGGCTTCCTGCTCAAGTCCGGCGACCCCCGGGAGTTGATCGCCGGGGTACGGGCGGTGGCGGACGGCGCGGCGTACCTGTCGCCGGAGGTCGCCCGGCGGGTCATCGAACTCGGCGGTGGACTGCTGGCCCGGGGCCCGGCCGCCCGGGACCGGATCGAGACGCTCACCGAGCGGGAGCGGGAGGTACTGGCCCTGGTCGGTGCCGGGCTCTCCAACGCCGAGATCGCCCGTCACCTCTTCCTGGTGGAGGGCACCGTGAAGAGCTACCTGAGCAGCATCTTCATCCGGTTGGGCGTACGGAACCGGGTACAGGCGGCGATCGTCGCGTACGAAGCCGGCCTGACGACCTGA
- a CDS encoding ABC transporter substrate-binding protein, whose protein sequence is MHRIVSRIIWYGAVLVLAVSSAGCGDSGPATPASADGPSREKPVSIKVGDIEGAPASFLAFGIQKGFFAERGLNVELVRQQGGAAIVPGLVSGELAVGGSNAVSMLLARSRGVPVQIIAPGTSVGADPAKDFSAVIVTEDSPIRSVADLAGRTVAVNTLTNVSEIVLKASLEKAGADPGSVKFLELGFPEMLPAITQRRVDAALVIEPFATIAASQGTRVVFRPYVEARPNLAVGTYSASESYIRANPGIVRAFQDAAARTAAHITANPQEYRTALPAVANVRADLAPKVNIPVWGTRVDVESLEFFADRMLRYGLVETKPDVSAATHL, encoded by the coding sequence ATGCACAGGATCGTCAGCAGAATCATCTGGTACGGCGCCGTCCTCGTCCTGGCCGTGTCGTCGGCCGGCTGCGGCGACTCCGGTCCGGCCACCCCGGCTTCGGCCGACGGACCGAGCCGGGAGAAGCCGGTCAGCATCAAGGTCGGCGACATCGAGGGGGCACCGGCGTCGTTCCTGGCGTTCGGGATCCAGAAGGGCTTCTTCGCCGAGCGTGGCCTCAACGTCGAACTCGTCCGGCAACAGGGCGGCGCCGCGATCGTCCCCGGACTCGTCTCCGGCGAGTTGGCGGTCGGCGGTTCGAACGCGGTCTCGATGCTGCTGGCGCGCAGCCGGGGCGTACCCGTGCAGATCATCGCCCCGGGTACCTCGGTCGGCGCGGATCCGGCGAAGGACTTCTCGGCGGTCATCGTCACCGAGGACTCGCCGATCCGGTCCGTCGCCGACCTGGCGGGTCGGACGGTGGCGGTCAACACGCTCACCAACGTCAGCGAGATCGTGCTGAAGGCGTCCCTGGAGAAGGCGGGTGCCGACCCCGGGTCGGTCAAGTTCCTGGAGTTGGGCTTTCCGGAGATGCTGCCGGCGATCACCCAGCGTCGGGTGGACGCGGCCCTGGTGATCGAGCCCTTCGCCACCATCGCCGCCAGCCAGGGGACCCGGGTGGTCTTCCGGCCGTACGTCGAGGCGAGGCCGAACCTCGCCGTCGGCACGTACTCGGCGTCCGAGAGCTACATCAGGGCCAATCCGGGGATCGTGCGGGCGTTCCAGGACGCCGCCGCCCGGACCGCCGCGCACATCACCGCCAACCCGCAGGAGTACCGGACCGCGCTGCCCGCCGTGGCGAACGTGCGGGCGGACCTCGCCCCGAAGGTGAACATCCCGGTCTGGGGCACCCGGGTCGACGTCGAGTCCCTGGAGTTCTTCGCCGACCGGATGCTGCGGTACGGCCTGGTCGAGACGAAACCCGACGTCTCGGCGGCTACCCACCTCTAG